CCTGGATGACCGGAAGCAGGTAGGCGGCGAGCTCCCGGGCGGCCCGCAGACCGGCGTCCGCGATCTCGGGGTCCTGGGCCAGATTGGACAGGAAGCCGACGACGGATGCGTACCAGCCGTGGAAGCGGTCGTGGTCGGCCCGGTCCAGCCCGAGCATGTCGACGATCACGTTGATCGGGAAGCGGGTCGCGAACCGCGCCACGAGATCGGTCTCCGCCGCGTCGCGGAAGGTGTCGATCAGCTCCCGTGCATTGCGCTCGATGACGGGCAGGAACTTCTCCCGCAGCTCCCGGCCCCGGAAGGCGGGGGCCACCAGGGCCCGGCGTACGGCGTGCTCGCGGCCGCTCATCTGGGGCAGGGTCCGGCCGCCGTGCGCCGGTTCGAGCTGCCACTCGTAGTTGTCGCTGGTGAACACCGGATCGCGGAAGGCCCGTGCCACGTCCTCGTACCGCGAGATCAGAAAGCTGCCGGTGCCCGGGTCGTGGAACAGCGGGTAGTGCTCACGCAGGATGCGGTACGCGGGATAGGGGTCCGCCGCGAACTCCGGTGACAGGATGTCGGGCGGCTGCGGGAGGGTGGTCACAACACGTCCTCGGCTTCCCTGAGCGGAGATCGGGCTCGGACGGTGGTGCATAGCCGGCTGTTGACGCTAGGGCACGGCCCCGGGCCCGTCCAGAGCGCCCCGGCCGCGCCCGCACCGCCCGGATGCACGGCACGGCCGGGCGCCACCCGGATGGTCGGCCGCCCTCACTCCCCTGCCTCTCCGGGCACGCTCTTCCGGCGGCGGACGGAAACGCTGAGACCGGCACGCCGTCCCAGCCATCCCCTCCCCGGCCCCGCCCCCGCGGCCCGCATTCCGTACGCCGGTGAACGACAGCAAAGGACCGACCACCTCATGGGCACCCTCACCACGACCGACGGCACGGAGATCTTCTACAAGGACTGGGGAACCGGCCGCCCCGTCGTTTTCAGCCACGGCTGGCCACTCAACGCCGACGCCTGGGACGACCAGATGCACCTGGTCGCCGCCCACGGATACCGTGCGGTGGCCCACGACCGCCGTGGGCACGGCCGCTCCGGCCAGCCCTGGCAGGGCAACGACATGGACACCTACGCGGACGACCTGGCGCAGCTGATGGAGGCCCTGGACCTGCGGGACGCGGTGCTGGTCGGGCACTCCACCGGCGGCGGTGAGGTGACCCGCTACATCGGCCGTCACGGCACCGGCCGGGTGGCCAAGGCGGTGCTGCTCGGTGCGGTCCCGCCGCTGATGCTCAAGACCGAGGCGAACCCCGAGGGGCTGCCGCGCGAGGTCTTCGACGGGATCCGTGCCGGTGTCGCAGGCGACCGCTCGCAGTTCTACAAGGACCTCAGCGAGACCTTCTACGGTGCCAACCGGTCCGGGGCCGCCGTCTCCCAGGGCATCCGCGACGCCTTCTGGATGTGGAGCATGCAGGTCGGGCTGAAGGGGGCGTTCGACTGCGTCAAGGAGTTCTCGGAGACCGATTTCACCGAGGACCTCAAGCGGTTCGACGTCCCCACCCTCATCATCCACGGTGATGACGACCAGATCGTGCCCCTCGTGGCCGCCGGCCAGAAGTCGGCGAAGCTGGTGCCGGACGCCACGCTCAAGATCTACCCGGGTGCACCGCACGGCCTCTCGGCGATCGGCTCGTACAAGGACGACTTCCACGCCGACCTGCTGGCCTTCCTCAAGAGCTGAGCGCCTCGGACCGCCGCGTCCGCGCCGCTCAGCTGCGGGTGTCGCGGGTGGCCGTGCCGTCCTCCGGGCCGCGCCAGTGCGGCGAGCGGCCGAGCGCCGCCAGGATCCGCTCCAGGGTGTCCGCGTCCTCGTCCGTGGCCAGCCCCGGCTGGAAGGCGCTGCCCGGGGCGAGCCGGGAGTCGTCGTCCGGGACGGCACGGGCTATCGGCAGGGCGGCCCGCAGGAGTTCGGTATCCGGGGTGTAGGCGAGGCCCAGGGCGCGGGCGACGTCCCAGCTGTGCACCACGTAGTCGATGAGGTGGAAGCCGATCGCGCGGACGGCGCGGAAGGTCCGGGTGGTGCTGAATTCGGGGAGGGCGAAGGCACTGTCCGGGCCCTCTACGGTCGCGAAGGCGGCGATGACGTGCTCGGCCGCGGCGGTGTACAGCCCGACGGGGTCCGTGCCGAGCGGCCGGACCGACCAGTGCGCCAGGTCCTGTCCCTTTCCCAGCGCCGCCGCCGCGAAGCCGTGGTGCTGGGCCGTCATATGGGCGAGCAGCTCGGCCAGTGTCCACGCCGAGCACGGTGTCGGCCGGGACAGATCATCAGGGGTCACCCGGCGGATCAGGGCCACGCTGTCCCGGACCGCCTGGGCATGGAGCCGCCGGAGGTGGGCGAAGTCCGGGTGAGAGGCGGACGACGCGTCCGCGGAATTCGTATGCATGTGCTTACGATCAGCTCAAGCACATGAATTGTCAACGGGTATTTTCTTGACCATGGCCGAGAACGCAGCCGACAGGGGCACCACATCCGGAGGGCGGCCGACGGCCCGTCCCGATCTGGCGGCGATGGTCGTGCCCTTGGGCCGTGCGCTGATGGCGGCCGAGCAGCCGGTCCTCGACGCACACGGGCTGACGATGTGGGCCTACACGGTCCTGCTGTATCTCGACGAAACTCCGGTCCGCACGCAGGCGGCGCTGGCCGAGGCGATCCGGGCGGACAAGACCCGCATCATCGCCGTCCTGGACGACCTGGAGGCACGGGAACTGATTCGCCGTCAGCCGGACCCCGAGGACCGCCGGGTGCGTCTGCTGTCCCTCACCACGGAGGGCCGACGACTTCGGGATGCGGCTCAGGCCGCGATCCAGGAAGGCGAGGAACGGCTGCTCGACCGGCTTCCGGCCGCCGATCGCGCCGGCTTCCTG
This genomic stretch from Streptomyces nigrescens harbors:
- a CDS encoding TIGR03086 family metal-binding protein, which encodes MHTNSADASSASHPDFAHLRRLHAQAVRDSVALIRRVTPDDLSRPTPCSAWTLAELLAHMTAQHHGFAAAALGKGQDLAHWSVRPLGTDPVGLYTAAAEHVIAAFATVEGPDSAFALPEFSTTRTFRAVRAIGFHLIDYVVHSWDVARALGLAYTPDTELLRAALPIARAVPDDDSRLAPGSAFQPGLATDEDADTLERILAALGRSPHWRGPEDGTATRDTRS
- a CDS encoding MarR family winged helix-turn-helix transcriptional regulator — encoded protein: MAENAADRGTTSGGRPTARPDLAAMVVPLGRALMAAEQPVLDAHGLTMWAYTVLLYLDETPVRTQAALAEAIRADKTRIIAVLDDLEARELIRRQPDPEDRRVRLLSLTTEGRRLRDAAQAAIQEGEERLLDRLPAADRAGFLRSLHTLSGLPELTARKPGRGPSRT
- a CDS encoding alpha/beta fold hydrolase, whose amino-acid sequence is MGTLTTTDGTEIFYKDWGTGRPVVFSHGWPLNADAWDDQMHLVAAHGYRAVAHDRRGHGRSGQPWQGNDMDTYADDLAQLMEALDLRDAVLVGHSTGGGEVTRYIGRHGTGRVAKAVLLGAVPPLMLKTEANPEGLPREVFDGIRAGVAGDRSQFYKDLSETFYGANRSGAAVSQGIRDAFWMWSMQVGLKGAFDCVKEFSETDFTEDLKRFDVPTLIIHGDDDQIVPLVAAGQKSAKLVPDATLKIYPGAPHGLSAIGSYKDDFHADLLAFLKS